Proteins encoded in a region of the Novipirellula artificiosorum genome:
- a CDS encoding sulfatase family protein has protein sequence MKPQFLLFAIAAFICYTAQAADSKPNFIVIFTDDQGYGDVGCFGSTTIRTPNLDRMAKEGRKFTSFMVASSVCSPSRAALMTGCYPKRVGMHKGVLFPGSTTGLNPNEHTIADHLKQQGYTTACFGKWHLGHHPEVLPPSNGFDMYFGIPYSNDMNHPKNEGKPEGGPQGMDELWKDPESTLTKWNTPLFENDKIVELPVDQRTITRRCTDRAVSFIEQNQGRPFFVYLPYSMPHIPLYVPDDVRDPDPKRAYINTIEHLDSEIGRLFESLRRLKLAENTYVIFATDNGPWLPFKHHGGSAGPLRDGKMSTFEGGQRVPCIMWAPGRIPADTACDSLASTIDLLPTIAALTSTPLPDDRSIDGVDISSLLFGGAKSPREEFLYFNKGGRLEGIRIGDWKLLMKQPQDKQDGDLAKSEVMLFDLAADLGERSNLAAANPEIVERLRLRMIELDAGIEAAARPVWRIPPP, from the coding sequence ATGAAACCCCAATTTCTACTCTTCGCCATAGCTGCCTTCATTTGCTATACAGCTCAAGCGGCTGATTCGAAACCAAACTTCATCGTAATCTTTACCGACGACCAGGGTTACGGTGACGTTGGGTGCTTTGGTTCAACAACGATTCGCACACCCAACCTCGATCGAATGGCGAAAGAGGGGCGTAAGTTCACGAGCTTTATGGTGGCTTCATCGGTTTGTTCACCCTCACGCGCGGCGCTCATGACCGGTTGCTATCCGAAACGCGTTGGCATGCACAAAGGTGTGCTCTTTCCAGGCTCAACGACTGGTTTGAATCCGAACGAACACACCATTGCTGACCATTTGAAACAGCAGGGTTATACCACCGCGTGCTTCGGTAAATGGCACCTCGGACACCATCCCGAAGTGCTCCCGCCGTCGAATGGCTTCGACATGTATTTTGGAATCCCCTACTCCAATGACATGAACCATCCCAAAAATGAAGGAAAGCCCGAGGGCGGTCCACAAGGTATGGACGAGCTTTGGAAAGACCCAGAATCGACGCTCACAAAATGGAATACGCCGTTATTCGAAAACGACAAGATCGTAGAACTGCCCGTAGATCAGAGAACGATCACGCGACGATGCACCGATCGTGCGGTCAGCTTCATTGAGCAAAACCAAGGACGCCCCTTCTTTGTGTATCTGCCCTATTCGATGCCTCACATCCCGCTGTATGTGCCCGACGACGTTCGCGACCCTGATCCAAAGCGAGCGTACATCAACACGATCGAGCATCTCGACTCCGAAATCGGACGATTGTTCGAAAGCTTGCGTCGACTCAAGCTCGCCGAAAACACGTACGTCATTTTCGCCACCGACAATGGGCCATGGCTGCCCTTCAAACATCACGGAGGTTCCGCTGGCCCACTGCGTGACGGCAAGATGAGCACGTTTGAAGGTGGCCAACGAGTGCCCTGCATCATGTGGGCTCCCGGTCGAATTCCGGCGGACACCGCATGCGATTCACTCGCATCGACCATCGACTTGCTGCCCACGATCGCCGCCCTGACCAGCACGCCGCTTCCCGACGATCGATCCATCGATGGCGTCGATATTTCATCCTTGTTGTTTGGCGGCGCTAAGTCCCCACGCGAAGAGTTTCTTTATTTCAACAAGGGTGGACGCCTTGAGGGTATCCGCATCGGGGATTGGAAGTTGCTGATGAAGCAACCCCAAGATAAGCAAGACGGAGATCTTGCGAAGTCCGAAGTAATGCTATTTGACCTTGCGGCTGACCTTGGCGAACGCAGTAACCTCGCAGCCGCCAATCCGGAAATCGTCGAGCGTCTGCGTTTGCGGATGATCGAACTGGATGCTGGTATCGAAGCGGCAGCAAGGCCGGTTTGGCGAATCCCACCACCGTAA
- a CDS encoding DUF1552 domain-containing protein, translated as MWYLRVGSLGVRSESVASLKPHQKDFTIFSGLDHGVKGGHFAMSSFLSGVRTADAKGMPEGNITLDQRAAETLGGATRFPSLTLGSESGIHGGCLMSWTRSGTRVPPISTPRDLFRKLFVTDNGSDLAASLDRLDLKDSILDAVQGDARSLQRQLGQRDKEKLLTDSRMAYQQMASMRLKHSSRP; from the coding sequence TTGTGGTACCTGCGCGTTGGCAGCCTTGGCGTCCGCTCTGAGTCGGTCGCTTCGCTCAAGCCGCACCAGAAAGACTTCACGATCTTTTCGGGACTCGATCACGGCGTCAAAGGCGGCCACTTTGCGATGAGTTCGTTCCTGAGCGGAGTCCGAACGGCTGACGCGAAGGGGATGCCCGAGGGGAACATTACGTTGGACCAGAGAGCAGCCGAAACGCTTGGCGGAGCAACTCGATTCCCATCGCTCACGCTCGGCTCAGAAAGCGGCATTCACGGAGGCTGCCTCATGTCATGGACACGAAGTGGCACGCGTGTCCCTCCCATCAGTACACCGCGCGATCTGTTTCGAAAACTCTTTGTCACAGATAACGGGTCGGACCTTGCGGCTTCTTTAGATCGCTTGGATTTGAAGGACTCGATTTTGGACGCCGTCCAAGGCGATGCGAGATCTCTGCAGCGCCAGTTGGGTCAACGCGACAAAGAGAAGCTATTGACGGATTCAAGGATGGCGTACCAGCAGATGGCGTCTATGAGATTAAAGCACTCGTCAAGGCCATGA
- a CDS encoding LysR family transcriptional regulator gives MNVFFHQLADSAESLTMQQIITFCQVYEHGGYAAASESLGLAGPTIWEQVRSLEKIYKTKLFDRAGRNIRPSAAGKVLYEMLRPIMASVESTFQRLAEETNEAAQRIKLVTGVRMMLEELGAPLRAFSKIYPDSNLRLMSADNATAQEFVLEGKADLALLIEPSQSMIQSELNYERLYPLEYLVAFPRRHPLIRQTKVTIADLINEPLILGNPNTIVRQMFDQARFRLGINEPLRLVAETDNSAITIGCVQAGMGVGIIASRPNGNLTKRAATRSLSAEIGLVHVVAAHRKGRIPTQALTKLLSLLREAI, from the coding sequence ATGAACGTTTTTTTCCACCAACTCGCTGATTCTGCTGAGTCGCTAACGATGCAGCAAATCATCACTTTCTGCCAGGTTTATGAACACGGCGGCTACGCAGCCGCTTCGGAATCGTTGGGGCTAGCAGGGCCAACGATCTGGGAGCAAGTGAGGTCGCTCGAGAAAATTTACAAAACAAAGCTCTTCGATCGAGCAGGTCGCAATATTCGCCCGTCGGCTGCTGGCAAAGTACTTTACGAAATGCTCAGGCCAATCATGGCATCTGTCGAATCTACTTTCCAAAGGCTTGCCGAGGAGACCAACGAAGCCGCACAGAGAATAAAATTGGTGACCGGTGTCCGGATGATGCTGGAAGAACTCGGGGCACCTCTGCGAGCGTTTAGCAAGATCTATCCCGATTCGAACTTGCGTCTCATGTCAGCCGACAATGCCACGGCTCAAGAGTTTGTCTTGGAAGGTAAAGCGGATCTTGCACTCTTGATCGAACCCTCGCAATCGATGATCCAGTCAGAGTTGAACTACGAGCGACTCTATCCACTTGAGTACCTGGTCGCCTTCCCACGCCGTCATCCGCTCATTCGGCAAACGAAGGTCACGATCGCAGACTTAATCAACGAACCACTTATCCTGGGAAATCCAAACACGATCGTCCGGCAAATGTTCGACCAAGCCCGCTTTCGTCTTGGAATCAACGAGCCGCTACGATTGGTTGCGGAGACTGACAACAGCGCCATCACGATCGGCTGTGTTCAAGCCGGCATGGGAGTAGGCATCATCGCTAGTCGCCCTAACGGCAACTTAACCAAGCGCGCAGCAACACGATCACTCTCCGCCGAAATAGGTCTCGTGCACGTGGTCGCCGCCCACCGCAAGGGTCGAATCCCCACCCAAGCCCTCACAAAACTATTGAGCCTTTTGCGCGAGGCGATTTAA
- a CDS encoding sigma-70 family RNA polymerase sigma factor: MESNLPKTKFIEALTLYQPALEAFCHAQLGQRQDVQEALQATCVKLWEKSGEWNPETEFLPWAFAVARFTVLSQIRDRMRDRLVFDEDVVRAMATDAELAAGQFEDRREALGICLQKVKSDQRELLQEHYVTGRSIRELSSSSGRSENAVKMILLRLREQLSDCIERQLRLNS; this comes from the coding sequence ATGGAATCCAATCTGCCTAAGACAAAGTTCATTGAAGCGTTAACGCTGTACCAGCCGGCTTTGGAAGCGTTTTGCCATGCGCAGTTGGGCCAACGTCAAGACGTTCAGGAAGCGTTGCAGGCGACTTGCGTGAAGCTGTGGGAAAAGTCCGGTGAGTGGAACCCTGAAACAGAGTTTCTGCCATGGGCGTTTGCCGTAGCAAGATTCACGGTCTTATCGCAAATTCGGGATCGAATGCGAGATCGTCTGGTCTTTGACGAAGATGTCGTGCGGGCGATGGCGACGGATGCCGAGTTGGCAGCGGGACAATTTGAAGACCGCCGAGAGGCACTGGGAATATGCCTTCAGAAAGTCAAGTCGGACCAACGCGAGCTGCTCCAAGAACACTATGTCACAGGTCGTAGTATCCGCGAATTGTCTTCTTCGTCGGGGCGAAGCGAAAACGCCGTGAAAATGATTTTGCTGAGGCTTCGTGAACAGCTCAGCGATTGTATCGAACGTCAACTTCGGCTTAACTCATGA